In the Dermochelys coriacea isolate rDerCor1 chromosome 25, rDerCor1.pri.v4, whole genome shotgun sequence genome, one interval contains:
- the LOC122457512 gene encoding eukaryotic translation initiation factor 4 gamma-like: MTAGTTATVAFPTTSPVETTTTLAITTPAPVATSLTETTTGVTSILPLTSTVSPETTAERSTAAPINITLAETTTTYTSTTRQGTTTPALFTTSPAETTTALGIPIRGETTAAVTITTSLSPTAAALTSHEKISVIYEASVRHLGSYTMSVQG; this comes from the exons ATGACAGCAGGAACTACTGCCACAGTTGCCTTTCCTACTACTTCCCCAGTTGAAACAACCACCACTCTGGCTATCACCACACCAGCCCCTGTGGCCACATCCCTCACTGAGACCACAACTGGGGTCACTTCTATTTTACCGTTGACATCCACGGTCAGTCCTGAGACAA cagcagagagaaGCACAGCGGCTCCGATCAATATTACCCTTGCTGAGACCACAACAACTTACACCTCCACTACAAGACAGGGAACAACCACACCTGCCCTTTTTACAACTTCCCCAGCTGAGACCACAACCGCTCTAGGCATACCGATCAGAGGAGAGACAACAGCAGCTGTGACAATCACAACATCACTTTCACCTACCGCAGCTGCTTTGACAA GCCATGAGAAGATCAGTGTGATTTATGAAGCCTCAGTTAGACACCTAGGCTCCTACACAATGAGTGTGCAGGgatag
- the LOC122457511 gene encoding mucin-5AC-like, translating into MLNLFQSFIFSPLFNFSFFFYSLSLSIETTSIITPILIVLPEFQAAESLATTEINITTLKTASVAEPTAITRTTVSETNTVPRNTVLDASTIPYTSTSPTDTTSKTEITTISISTTIEKTTTLPLFTASLPGSTAIATSAIQETSTALRDTTSPVQSSSISTTATVEKTTTVPPPISTITESTSVATSTIPVTSTSPVETTSPTETTIITSTSRVEETTTFSLPQTSQPESTAATMSTAPETSTTPVETTSPTERTTITSTTGAEETTTLSLLATSQSESTPAASYGTRETSTSPLQTTSAAETTAITSTPTIEVTTTVPIPTSSLPRSTAIATSTAPETTTVTIKTTSPAETTPMISSSIIEGSTTLPLLSTSQPETTVAASSTIGITPTSPFQTTSAAETTALTSTTRSEETTTLPLLTTLETGSTAIATSTAPETTTDTLETSSPVQSTGISPTTTVEKTTTVPPPTSNIIGSTGVTTSTIPVTSTSPVDTTSPTETTIITTTSRVEETTTFSLPPTSQSESTAAATSTSLFEVTTTIPVSRPLP; encoded by the exons ATGTTGAATTTGTTCCAG agctttattttttccccactttttaatttttccttttttttttacagtctctctctttcaatAGAGACTACAAGCATAATAACTCCTATTCTTATTGTATTGCCAGAGTTCCAGGCTGCAGAGAGTTTGGCGACTACAGAGATCAACATTACTACATTAAAGACAGCTTCCGTAGCAGAACCTACAGCAATAACTAGAACGACAGTTTCAGAGACAAACACAGTTCCTAGAAACACAGTTTTAGACGCCTCAACTATACCTTACACATCCACATCTCCTACAGACACCACATCTAAAACAGAGATTACAACAATAAGTATTAGCACTACAATTGAGAAGACAACCACGCTTCCCCTGTTTACAGCTTCACTACCTGGGAGCACAGCTATAGCCACCTCAGCTATACAAGAGACCTCCACAGCTCTGCGAGACACCACTTCCCCAGTGCAGTCTTCATCAATATCTACTACCGCTACAGTAGAAAAGACAACCACCGTTCCTCCTCCTATCAGCACTATAACTGAGAGCACATCTGTAGCCACATCTACTATACCAGTGACATCCACGTCTCCTGTAGAGACCACATCCCCAACAGAAACAACAATAATAACTAGTACAAGTAGAGTGGAAGAGACAACCACATTCTCCCTCCCTCAAACTTCACAACCTGAAAGCACAGCTGCAACCATGTCAACTGCACCAGAGACCTCCACAACTCCTGTAGAGACCACATCCCCAACAGAGAGGACAACAATAACCAGTACCACTGGAGCTGAAGAGACAACCACACTGTCCCTCCTTGCAACTTCACAATCAGAAAGCACACCTGCAGCCAGCTATGGCACAAGAGAAACATCCACTTCTCCTCTCCAGACAACTTCTGCAGCTGAAACTACAGCAATAACTAGTACTCCTACAATAGAGGTGACAACCACTGTTCCTATCCCTACGTCCTCACTACCCAGGAGCACAGCTATAGCCACCTCAACTGCTCCAGAAACCACTACAGTTACGATAAAGACCACTTCCCCAGCTGAGACTACACCAATGATTAGTTCTTCTATAATAGAAGGGTCAACCACCCTTCCCCTTCTTAGCACTTCACAACCTGAAACCACAGTTGCAGCCAGCTCTACCATAGGAATAACACCCACCTCTCCTTTCCAGACAACTTCTGCAGCTGAAACTACTGCACTGACTAGCACCACAAGAAGTGAAGAGACAACCACGCTTCCCCTTCTTACAACTTTAGAAACTGGGAGCACAGCTATAGCCACGTCAACTGCTCCAGAAACCACCACAGATACATTAGAGACCTCTTCCCCAGTACAGTCTACAGGAATATCTCCTACCACTACAGTAGAAAAGACCACCACAGTTCCTCCTCCTACCAGCAATATTATTGGGAGCACAGGTGTAACTACATCTACTATACCAGTGACATCCACATCTCCTGTAGATACCACATCCCCAACAGAAACGACAATAATAACTACCACGAGTAGAGTGGAGGAGACAAccactttctccctccctccaacttCACAATCTGAAAGCACAGCTGCCGCCACCTCAACTTCTTTATTCGAGGTGACAACCACTATTCCTGTTTCT AGACCACTCCCCTAG